The sequence cctgatgGCGGCGTGTGGGACGCCACCTGGTGGCTGATGAAGACGCCACGCGGGCTTAATTGAAACGAGCGCGTGAAACCGGGCGTGCATGCGCGGCAAAAGAAGGGCTCGTAAAGCACGAGAACCTTTCACGTAAACATCCATCAGGTGACCAATGGAGTCATACGAGCCAGCTTCCATTGgccacgagaaagaaaaaaaatcccgtTAAACACAGTCCTCACCTGCCTTCGACTACCGGATGCGGTTGTTTTATCGTCTGTTTGGCCATTATACTTTTTCGTCGGCTATACAAAGCCAAGCAGTCACGCTAGCGTCTGCAGTCCCGACGCTTTTCCCATAGAGGACAGAAAAATGGGAAAACAACAGAGCGCTGCACCAATGAAGCCAGAAGTTGTCGGCGCCACACGGGATCACCGTGTCACAAAGGGCAGTTGGTTTAGCGCATGgcattcgtggttttgggatagcAGGCTCTCACACAGCCTATACTTACCCAcatatccacacacacacaaaaaaaaaatatggcagctttgcactagtggcgccaagcctgaaggaagaacggAGCTGGTGGATCTTCCTTTTACGTTTcactttctttcactttctctctgctttctctgtatcttttaggggcgaagcgccttaaggccgaggcttgtccgtccgtttggcgtccgtgcaCACGGCACAACACCATGTAAAATCGAAACactaggtttaacaatagactaatatcagtcATAactgtgacgaaacaatataaaacacctacaagcacaaaccctttatactagtcggcgacttcaacgtacagaTTACGGACCGTAGgtcctagctttgtcgtcgactcttacTGTCCGCTGTCACTGTATATAGAAAACCGCTGCTACAGTCaaaatatatgtgtgtatgtgaataaaagaaaaggttTACAATCGACGAACaccaatcataattgtgacagaacaataaaaGACTCCTGCAAGCACAATCGCTTTATAATAGTCGGCGGCTTCAAAGTAGACATTggggaccttaggacctagctttgtcgtcgactatttatgtcactttatgtaaCTCAACTTACTTGACATGGGGCAACGGTCGGGTAACGTACGGtcactcacccatacgatacccagagtttcgcccactcattaatcacttcgtggagatgcgtggattcttttgtttgtgtttctttctatttcttgctttctttttctttctctctctctctctctctctatttctttctttatcttgcgctttccatatttctttctctttgttccctttctttatctctctttctttccttctttatttatcgatttctctttatttctatatctttctctcttgctctgttttttctctttctgtcttttttgtgccTGGTTCTAactctttttatgtctttctctgtctttctatcttttagatgcgaagcagcttatgaacgcgGCCTGTCCCCCCGCCGTGATCAGTGCCCCGCGTGCccctagatgtatggaagaaagaagacaatgaagtgctggcacgagaggagagctcgcgcatggtgtgcagaaaggagtgtttgTCTGACaaaacggtgccactagatatatggaagaaggaagagaacgaagttttcgcacgagcggagagctcgcgcatggtgtcagAAAGGAATCTTTGCCTGACATACGGACGTGCCATTGAGCGCTCGCTCccctgcggcgcgtgctctagtataaatcatgcaaggcacccactacgccatcaatcatgCAAGCTACCCACTTCGGCATAAATAATcttcattcatgcaaggtacccactaagccctaaatcatgcaaggtacccttagatgcgaagcagcttgtgaacgaggcctgtctccccggcgtcgcgtcgacgtagccagtgccccagccgatccggagcggcgggctcgcgaagccgaagcgaaacgggcgcgttgacatagcattttcaaacttcaagctgtaactcgcagcaagagccattaactgtATACTTTACGggccacaaggccgttatactcaagggaaaacgttccactgcgcttaaagtcatatatgacgagtaacaacatcaggggaaccgttCTACTGAGCTTAAATCATGTATgccgagtaacaacatcaggggaacctcgaatagaaggaccatgaacagtgatgaagaaaataaaacatttacagaaatctaagtcgactcatatGGCTGCTTCGCCTACTACTCAAGGTTCCCTTTACGGTGAGATGGTgggattttttgtttgtttatttgtttgtttgtttgtttgttgtttgtttgtttgtttgtttgtttgtttgccctgaggagactggcacagggaaaacatttttttgtctttattccctggttttctctctctttctccttttctttctttctatcgctatctttctctctctctctaatttctctttctatttctttctatctcttgctTTCCCTCTCGTTTTCACCTGTTTCACGTGCTCCAGTTCTCCGAGCAGAGTTTTTGCGTTTAACGCTCGCAGCTGCTGTACTCgttgtggggcttgcccaattcctctgGCGGTTTTCCGCGGACACCAAGTTCTAACagtcatgttttacagcgaaagctgttatgagatcatttcaccggccgtttttggcgccgtagttgtccgccgccgccgccggtgtccgtaaccactattgctcgaaataagaaaaaaaaacgccaggcctgcgctgaaaccgcagcacagtcacagcgaaagctggaagagcggcgtttctagagcccgttctaagctgccttggcgctactaatacaagttcactagaagggtacccactacgccataaatcacaattcttgtgaacttgggaagcacctactaagccattattcgtcattctgcggggaagcggggcaccagctacacgtctgtaaggcattatgtgccctttgttgacgcgacgactgatgacgatgaagaattatgactcagccctttgtaatgggttggaatctttgaaCGGCCCAcgagttatgcaatttgcattgggtgacgcccgatcgctatttcgctctcccgtcatgctgtaaacatacgttgacgtgggagagagacggggggggggggcgaagaactttactgagacgccgaggaaatggatcatgcgcttatgggcttccttggcaaccaatacaagtgcacttgcgagaaacccactacgctataaatcattctaattttttagaagtggggcagcaggcactatgtcatttttcgccattccacggagagccgtggtacctgctaaacgcatgtaaggcaatatgcgctttgttgatgctgtgcctggtgacggTGAagcattatggcagagccctttgtaatgggttggaagcattcaacaacctactcgttgcgcagttcgcattgtgtgacgcctggttacagaattcgcgttgtgccatgcttggtgcttattttactcttctaccacgctatattgcatatgctaatgtggttccttcccgacatgaagcctgtataggacctttttgcaaggcagtttcaagcaacggcatggctcggggagaaagacgaagacgccgtTCGGAACGGTTGTGTTTTTGATGTTCTCCGCTACAAAGGATCAATCGGCTTCAAGCCGAGGTACTGCCCAGTTTTCTACCAGCAGTAATGACTACCGTATCGTCCTGCCCCGTCTTCCTACTGGTAAGCTCGTCGCTGACTCCGTTTTCCTGCATGCAGACCTTGCTGGCCGCCCATACCGAGCGCAGGACTTTCGAGATGCCCTCCGGAATATTATAGACCTTGCTGATATAACCTCGATCGGGCAATTTCAAATGTCACATGTCTGGATGGTGACTTGCAGGACTGCGCTATCTAAAGTGAAGATAGTAACCTGTGGTGAATTCTTTGTTCGAGGACGAAGATGCGTCGTTATAGACCCTGAACCCACGGAAGTTAAAATGAAGCTGTTATGGCTCCCTGAACGCCTGGAAGATATTTATGTGCACGAAGCCTTTCAGCCTTTCGGAAAGATCAAGTCGATTTCAGCGGAAACTTGGAGGGTGTCAGAAATGGAACAGATGAGGACCCTTAACCGAGACGTTGTACTGGCACTTGGTGACGGAGTCCGTGTCTCCGACATCCCGCATCTGCTCTCAGTTTGTGGTCTACAAAGCCTAGTGCTGATTCCCGGCAGGCCACCTTTATGCCTTCGTTGCAACAAAGTAGGACATATTCGTCGACACTGCAGGACACCACGCTGCGAAGATTGTCGGCGGTTTGGACACACGGCTGAAGAATGTGTGGCGACGTATGCCAATAAATTACGACATCGCATGCGACCACCTGAAGATGCGTTTCCAGAACATATCATGGACGCTACGGAAGTCCTCGATGCAACGGGAGACCTTCCACATGCTGCCGTCGCTGAGCCCTGTGCTGTTGACAAGGACGCAGCTAGTGACAGTGCTGGAGCGGAGAACTCTAAACAAGCGTCAAACACCGTAGATGTGACAGACAGCGGAGAGAAGGAAGCAGTACCTGCACATGATTCAGTATTGACACAAAAGGAAAGCCCCAGCAGTAATGCTGATGTAGAAACGCCACGTGAGAAGCTAACTAGTGCCGATGTGCGAGAATCCGTCGATGTTTCTATAAGTAAGCGCCCTGCATCGTCAAACCCTGAGACGAGTGAGGAAAGTGACTCGGCGGTTGGCCCAAGACAATCACGACGTCGGAGATCATCAAAGCATGCAGGAAAGTGCAGACGTTCAAGATCAAGGAGGCCTGGCGGCGGTAACGGGGAGCATTCGCGCGCCCCTTCCCCACCAGACCGGCGTATGCAGCTCTGATAAAAGTGTAGACACCATGGCGCTGCCTCAGAAAGTCACTTTTGCAACGATCAACGTATGTGGACTTCGATCCAAGCAGAAGCAGGTGCAGCTGCGCCGGTTGCTGTTCAGCCATCACCTTGACTTCGTCGCCGTTCAAGAAACGAAGATCGAGAGTGAAGTGGACACGGAGAGGGCCTTGCGGCCATATCTCTCCGTATTTGATGTAATTGTTTCGCACGCTGTAGGCCTATCGGCgggctgccttttgtttcttAGGAAGAGTTTACCGTATTCTTCTGTTGCCTATAATGTTGACGCAGAGGGGCGGCTTATACAATGCGACTTTATGTTGTATGGGTTGCCGTGGCGCCTAATCAATGTATATGCCTTCAATGATGCACCGCGGCGCACTAATTTCTTTGAAAGCTTGGCCACTTTGCTGGATCCTGACCGTAACATTCTGCTCATgggtgatttcaactgtgtttgcagtccgtgtgatcgtactgggtttagccgcagcgataagagtgctgaagtgctatctctgatagttcaaaatgcgggacttgttgacataggagcactgaatagattaccctcatatacacatgcacagggTAGTACTCACACTAGAATTGATCGAATTTATGTTTCAGCGCCTCTTATTTCTCGCGACCTGTCATGCAAAACGGAGCCTATTTCGTTCTCAGATCACTGCATTGTTGTGGGGCAGATTGGTCATAACACTCGATCATATTTCAGACCGCAGTGGGCACTCTGGAAACTCAACTCTTCAATTGTGAGTGACCAGGAATTTACTGCTCGCGTGCACGTAGCCCTGAGGAGTTGCTTGTCGGCTGACATGCCTTTGTTTGCCTCTTGGGAATTTTTCAAACAAGAAGTTCGGACAGTAGCTATCGAAATCGGATCAGTGCGAGGTTTTTACAGAAGGTTAGAACAAAAGATGTTGCTAAAGAATCTTCAAAACTTATATGAATTTGAATGTGAGGCGCCTGGTTGTTACACAGACGAAATCGCTAATGCCAAATGCGCACTCCAGAGGTACGACACCTTACGCTACAGAGGTGCCCGTGTTCGATCACGCAATACTCGTACCTTGCATTCAGAGGAACCCACACGTCAAGCCTTACTCGATGAATACCGcaacgcaaaaagcaaatttataccagatttatattcgcaagggtcattggtaactaatacaagtgaaatcatGACAGAATTTGAAGCTTATTACACAGCATTGTTCAGCGATGCCTATGAAAAACAGGATGAAGATCTAGtaacgcagtttctgtcatttgtgactcctttatcggacgaagagtgtgagtctattagtgggcctatcactttaaaagaaatagaagtcgccgttgaccagttaccgatgtcgaaaacgccaggacccgacgggatgtcgggcgagttttacaaaacctttaaatccttactgtgcccggtactgctggacattttcacgcagagtttgaatctggggacccttcctcaatcttttacaagaagccacaccgtcctaattccgaaatactcagatagagaaaagcttcgtcatgttgacggctacagaccgattacactgtgtaacgttgactataaaatttttgcaaaaatactatcaaacagactacaatttgcaatgtcaattcttattggcgcccaccagacttgcggcctgaaaggtcgttcaatacaaaccaacacacacattgcccgcacagtattggaacattcttcccactcgtatgaccaactggcaatattacaagtggatttagcgaaggcgtttgatcgggttcgtcattcctttctattttctcttctagaacatgctaacattggttccactatattcaaaggtataaaactatgctacagtgattgttcaactcgtttgattgttaatggccacctgtcaaaacatgtgtcgattcactcttctgtgaagcaaggctgtccgttgtcgccacagctttttgccctctatttggaaccactgtgcttaagcgtgattcgatcttgcaatgttcgtggtttcagtgtttacggaattgaggtgaaagtattagcgtatgcggatgacctggcgttcttttgtacagacatttccagtataaaaacagtggtgtccactattcgggaattcggaaccatttctggtgcacgaatgaactttgctaaaagtttaggactgtggtttggcccgtgggcttataaaccaacgaatttcgagggtattgcatggtcttgtgtgccaccgaaataccttggcgttccattggatgcatataagtcaagcgcacattattggaaagaacgtgtacccagcctaaagcgttacgcccagacgtttattccccataacctctcaatttttggcagagctaaagcatgcaatctattcctggcaacaaaattattctacgtactacaaatactacattgttccagggtttacattcagaagtttcaccgaatctttgctacctttatttggtcatcaagttacgagccgatgaggcgtgacaatgtttttagaccagtttgcgcaggtggtcttgggttggtgcatctctttattaaacaattggtatcccgtttttttctactttcgggactgcgatcatccgctgcttcgaacatttttacaagtgaatctcgtcgatgttttaccaagtttagtggtatctgctaattgtgcctcgcctccctatttgcaaggattcatgcgtgaagtgtatgaatcagtgcggtttttgacagtaagattctctaacgactatttattctctagttcacgaaaagatctatataatgccatattagatatgttgtttcctgcacctttgtaccgctcactatatgctggattgcctggacacgacgtgctcgtgcgtgtgaagaaaatgcctatttcaccaacatccaagacattcttctacaaagtgcatacacagacgctgcctgtgaagacctggttaagcagcaaaggcatctttgtatcttcagttaactgtcgcctctgtgaagttccggaaactatagaacattgcttcatcagctgtaaagacgccatactcttctgggacgttctacaaagggcttttaaaaaacaactcgatttaaattcgtatagcatacgttatctcatgccacccaaaagccattctatgcctgttgacatgctattactaatgggtatgcacagtttatggaaaactcgcatgttagacaggcatgcggaacccatggtatcatcgcggttgcatctcattcaaatggctcttcagctaaaagacttttacgaacaactagagtttcaaccggactggtatccactcttcatgaaatgtatagctttaatacccttttaggccttctgtgtaacgcttgtacgctggtagaggccgccttgagtattttgttcgctatgtatgctaattacacacatttgtaataaataccatgaaagaaaaaaaaaagcaacggcatggctcagaggttgaatactgggctcccacgtagagggcccacgttcgaacctcgttccatccggaatttttttcttgtttcttttttttttcttatttcgagcgatagtggttacggacaccggcggcggcggcggataactacggcgccaaaaacggccggtgaaatgatctcataacagctttcgctgtaaaaattacaccatctcccccaGCGAACCCGCGTGCCCagatccaggcatgctagcagagcattgGATGGCTTGTATAGtccgtatagcaagggggtgggaaagggaagtgagggtgaggaggaaagatgtcaggttgaagaggagggaaagaaggaggggagagagtaaaacacgGTATAGAGAGAATGACGAAGAGGGAATTAGAGAGGAAGGAAGGCAGAAAAccgacgaaagagagagagagagaaatgaagacagagaaaaagatggaaagaaagaagaagcaagcgagaaatagagagaaagaaaaggaagaaagagaaagaagtagagcgagggatggcttcagaacggcgcaaaaaaagaagacgaaaagaggaaagatcacacgaacacaagcgccaagagcgagagagaaataaataaaaataaagaaaaaatacattgaaaaacagagagagaaaaatagatagaggaagcaagaaagagaaaagtaaagTGAACCgaggcaggccgcccagctccgcacttccttcagtcttggcaccactagtgcgaagctttcTTATTGTCCGTAGAGCGTGCACAAGAAACGGCCtctggctatgacgtcactgcgcgctGCCCAGCAACGACTTGGCACAGCCGTGCGTCGCTTCGCATAGAAAGAGAACCATATTATCGCGTTGCTATCGACTATAGAACGCAAAaatatggaaagaaagagaaaggaatagcGGGAGAGAGAGACAAAGGAAAAGATAGACATAGACagaaagcataacatagcctttgATAGTACATTATAGCAAGAATGTGGGAAAGAGAACttaggatgaggaggaggggacaAGTTAAAACATTGCTTAGCCATGCACagcatggtatagcaaggggatgggaaaggagagggtgaagaggagaaaaAGGATGatggaagagagtaaagcattgcatagccgtGTATATTATAGCATAGCAGGGGTGGGAAGAGGAAGCGAggctgagaaggagggaaagaaggatggGAGATTGTAAAGCATACGATGTATAGAATAAGAGGAAGGGCTGGGAAAGGGACGTCAATGTGAGAAGGAGAaaaaggaggagtggagagggtaagaCATAGCATATTATAGTATGGAATAGCAAGGGTTGAGAAACggaggtgaggaggaggaaaaaaggaAGGGtaaggccaccagcttcgctgtttcctcagtcatCGAACCATTAGCGAGTAGTTGCCTCAGTTATTTTCTTCTCGGTTGATGTAGTGATGCTACCCCGCCCTCTCCgggacatccccccccccttggttTTCCGCTACCTCCAGGACTGGAGACATCTTAAGCCTTGCAAAATAGATCcgcacgaaggacgggacgaaaGGCACATTAACCACAAGACGAGTgctgtcgcaccaacttgcccagacaaagtcacTGCTAAGCCATCTTAAGCTCTTTGcaatcacctggttttgcactgcctccctgatCGGCCACACCTTCgaacaagtgacgatgtcatgtgattacgtaaTCACGTGGCATCACATTATGCGACGTTATAGTGCCGTCGTGATGAcgtaataatgacgtcacaatttctggtggtctgtgacgtcatggtcacatcatcacgcgatgatgatttgTTGGGTCCCTCGCTTTGACACAGCCGCCGCGGGACgctgccgacgccgactgtcacttttcacgtttgatgaagcatctaaggcttttgcctgaATAAAAACAGGTCTACGTGGCAGCGCAGCGGACTAAACATGCTCGGTCAGTACTCTGTCTAAGTTAAGGtggaaaattgggctagttggtatcgagaATATTAGGATGTGGTTGCTAGCGTAAAAGGGAGACGGGGACGATAAGACCAGTCCCAAATTCCTTCTTCCTGTCCCCGTCTCCTCTTACGCCGGTAACCATCTCTTATTAGTACCCTGTCTGACATAGGTGACTTGTCGTGTTGATCTACGGCGGGcgggaaaaacgaaaaaaaaaacgtctttgtGGGGGGTGTTGCTTGCCAAGGATGGCTGGGTGACGAAACGATCCCTAGGTTCTGCGTTCTTACTTCATTCCATATTTGTTCCGCACCCTTGGCATGTGGCGATAGCTTTAGGTGCCTcaacaaacacgaaaattgaccgttggcggcgtcggcgtcccgcgtcggcgtcgcGAACACgagcaagaaatcatcacgtgatgacgtatccATTTGACGTAACAAATTgccaaaatttgttacgtcatcatgacgggaCGTAACacaatgacgtcattacgtgacatCGTCGATTACTCAAAGGTGCGCTAGCcgccgaggcagtgcaaaaccaggttaggtgcagaaagtttttcGAAGAAGGCAGCGGAGGATCAATGCAACGACCGTGGAgcaaaagatgatggctttcgcgttcgagtcgtcttaagcgagtGAATAATTGACCTTGTGAGTTTTTGGGCAGACGATGAATGCTGAACGATCGTCTGCTTCTTCAGTGAAGCATACGGCCGCCCTGAAAGCGTGTGGACACGGGCACGCTTGCTGGGCATTATTTGTGCGTTCACCCATTTATATTCCAATGAAGCACGTGAGGTTGTGGCTTGATTTTTGCAAGACGCGTACCGCTGGTCTTCCTTTCTTACGATATCAGTCAGCACCATGAACGCTTCCAGGTAATATTTCGTTGGGAAGCCCAAGAAGGTTTATTTAATTAGGTTCCAGAATTTCACGCGCCCAAACCACGATATCAATAacgtgcctaaatctaagcacaatgGCTTTTACGCACTCTTTCACCATCGAAACGCAGCCGCATGGCCGGGAATTCAATGCCAAACGCGCGTTTCGATGACTGCTGGATGGGCCTTTAGTTGGGTCGTTCCaggcgctgacgaacgctaggaaCAAGGCGAAAACGCTCTgacgatgccgcccgaaaacgaAGTTCAAAGGAAGGCCTCATACAGACTTTCCTACGGTAAATTTGAACGCTTAAGTATCACTTAGGCAACTCCCTATAATGATTCGCCCTGAATTTTcctttagcacgaaagtgttttatgccggggtccaccgaaactttcatgacgtatttccgtgacggaaatgcgtcagaaaaatgaaggcgatcagatgacaaaggaaAAAACTAGGAGAAAAAATTCCCTTCACAGGAGTGAAAGGAACTccgtgacgatggctggcgggcgtttaacccacTGCGCTGCCGTCAAATATACGAATGTTGCTACACGGACGCGCCTTTTAGCTCTCacactttcctgtcacagtgGTCTTGGGTCGCAGGggggtgtcgccgtctggaagcAGTATAGCGAAGCAATGCGTGGCCTTCACGATGAACTCCGGCAACATGCCGTTGCCATGACCGTCCCTTTAGGCGCGTTTCCAACAGGAGAaatgtaatttcgtcaacgctttaacacacctcgaggtggcggctttagcccaagcctagCTGATACCATCCATCCATATAAGAAAATggctctccgatgctcgcctgaCTGTCGCACCGCGTGCTCCGCTAGCCCTCTGAAAagtcacggccaggctagagggaggcCACGAGgcgcgtcgcgtttcccttcGTGTGTCACGACGCTTTGATGGAGTGAATATAAGAtgccagtgtttattatatgcttgttgatgccatctatACGCGGGATTCAagatatgcggtgtccaggtatatgttaactacTTTAGCTACTGTAAGGATTAaatgatgatcatgggcgttagtcatcggaaCCGAGATATGCCACTAtaggcgtcagcgtgggtgcgtccacatcaagcggggcTATGTCTGCCAAACAACGAGAATATTGTACACGCTCTCATATATCAGTACACTATAAacgatcaactacttctgtgaagacacgtttcactttcgcgttataccgattgctaagactgagagatcagccatgtttttttttttttttcatctcaatAATTCATTTGTCCTTTTATGGAGTAAActaaaaattacagcatctcc comes from Rhipicephalus sanguineus isolate Rsan-2018 chromosome 7, BIME_Rsan_1.4, whole genome shotgun sequence and encodes:
- the LOC119398526 gene encoding uncharacterized protein LOC119398526, with the protein product MFSATKDQSASSRGTAQFSTSSNDYRIVLPRLPTGKLVADSVFLHADLAGRPYRAQDFRDALRNIIDLADITSIGQFQMSHVWMVTCRTALSKVKIVTCGEFFVRGRRCVVIDPEPTEVKMKLLWLPERLEDIYVHEAFQPFGKIKSISAETWRVSEMEQMRTLNRDVVLALGDGVRVSDIPHLLSVCGLQSLVLIPGRPPLCLRCNKVGHIRRHCRTPRCEDCRRFGHTAEECVATYANKLRHRMRPPEDAFPEHIMDATEVLDATGDLPHAAVAEPCAVDKDAASDSAGAENSKQASNTVDVTDSGEKEAVPAHDSVLTQKESPSSNADVETPREKLTSADVRESVDVSISKRPASSNPETSEESDSAVGPRQSRRRRSSKHAGKCRRSRSRRPGGGNGEHSRAPSPPDRRMQL